From the genome of Aquipuribacter hungaricus:
CTGACGCACCCGCCACGCAGGACAGCCCCGGCACCGCCTGACGGGCGCCGGGGCTGTCGGGGGTCGCGCCGTCAGACGCCGGCCAGGCTCAGCCGTTGGCGGCCCGGTACGCCTGCACCACGTCGGCCTTGATCCGACCCCGCTCAGACACGGTGTGACCGTTGGCGCGGGCCCACTCCCGGACCGCACCGTTGTCGGTGCCGTCCGCCGACTTCGTCGAGGTCGAGGACTTCGACGTAGCGCGGGTTCCCTTCGAGCGGCTCCCGCCGGCCCGGCGACCCTTCTCCACGAACGGAGCCTGACCCGGTTTCCCGGACACGGACGGTGTGGTGATCATGCCGCGGTAGTGGCGGCGGTGTGAAGGTTCTCGTACTCGGTTGGGGCGAGGTAGCCCAGGGCGGAGTGGCGTCGGCGGGGGTTGTACCAAGCCTCGATCCACTCGAAGATCGCCGACCCCAGGTCGCTGCGGGTGGCCCAGGTGCGGGTGTCGAGGAGCTCGCGCTGCATGGTCGACCAGAACGACTCGACCATCGTGTTGTCGACGCTGGAGGCGACGCGGCCCATGGAGCCGAGCAGGCCGGCCTCCCGCAGCCGGTGCCCGAACGCCCAAGAGGTGTAGACGCTGCCGCGGTCGGAGTGGACCACGGTCCCGGGGCCGGGACGGCGTCTCCACTGGGCCATCTGCAGGGCGTCGACGACGAGCTCGGTGCGCATGTGGTCCGCGATCGACCAGCCCACGACCACCCGGGAGTAGGCGTCGATGACAGCGCAGCAGTAGACCTTCCCCTCAGCCGTGGGGTGCTCGGTGACGTCGGTCGCCCAGAGCCGGTCGGGTCCCTCCGCGGCGAACCGGCGCTGGACCAGGTCGTCGTGGACGGCCGGGTCGGGCTTCCGGCCCCGCTTGCGACGGTGGCTGATGCCCTGCAGGCCGGCCAGGCGCATCAGCCGCGCGATGCGTTTGCGGCCGCAGCGCAGGCCCAGCCCTAGCTTGAGCTCGGCATGGACCCGCGGGGCGCCGTAGCTGGCCCGCGACGACCGATGGATCTCGGTGATCCGGTCGGTCAGCGACGTGTCCGCGACGGAGCGCTTGGAGGGCCCGCGGGCGGCCCACTCGTAGTAGCCAGACCTGCTCACCTCGAGCTCCCGGCAGGCCACCGCGACGGGGATCCCGTCGGCGGCGAGCTCCTGGACCAGCCGGAACATCATTTTGGGAGGACGTTCTCCCTCGCGAAGTAGGCGCTGGCCCGCTTGAGGATCTCGTTCTCCAGCTCCAGGACCCGGGTCCGGCGTCGCAGCTCGACGAGCTCGTTCCGCTCGTCGCTGGTCAAGCCTTCCTTGCGGCCGGCTTCGACGTCGTCGACCGACATCCAGCGGCGCAGGCACGACTCGCTGATCCCGAGGTCCTTGGCGACTTTCGCCACGGAGGTGTCAGGTCGGCGGGCCAGCTCGACTGTCGTCGGCGGAACTCCGGAGGCTTGGCAGCGGGCATCGAAGGACTCCTCTCCGAGACGATCCTCGCCTCAGAACAGGTGTCCGGGAAAGCGGGTCAGGCTCCGGTCGAGGTGGGGCGGCATAGGTTGGTGCGGTGTCTGCACCGGAGATCCGCCTGCGCCCGTTGGGCGTCGCTGACGCTCCGGTGCTGGCCGGCTGGGCGAAGGATCGTGAGTTCTGCCGTGAGGCCGGGTGGTCGACCGGGCTCGACCAGGACGCGCACCTGACCTTCTGGCAGCGACACATCACGCGACCGCCCGCAGACCTCGTGCGCCTGGGCGCCGTCAGCGGGGAAGACCTCGTCGGGTACGTCGACCTCCACGGTTCGCTGCCCCGTCTCCGCGAGCTCGGCGTCCTCATCGGCGTCCGGGACCGCTGGGGCCAAGGTCTCGGGCTGCAGACGGCACGCGCCGCCCTCGCCCATGCCTTCCAGGTGCTGCACGTGGACGAGGTCTGGGCCGAGACGCTGGATGCGAACACCCGCTCGGTGCGGCTCCTGCGGCGCCTCGGCATGCAGGAGACCGGCAGGGGCGAGGCCGGCCGGTTCCTCGGCCAACCGACCTTCTACCGCCGGTTCACCACCGAGTCCCCGACGCCCGCACAGAGCGCTGACCGAGCCCCCGGCGCGGGCGACTGCTGTGATCGCTGTCGACCACTGTCGACTGCTGTCGACTGCCCTCCACCCACCCCACCCAGGCGCTGAGGCTCACCGCGACGCACCGAGGCACCGAGGCACCGCGTGATGGCTCGTGTGCGGGCCTGCAGGCATCCGGTGGGGCGGACGCGTCCGCAGAGGCGCCGCGATTGCCGCGCGCCCGGCTGCACGTGCCAGTCCCGTCGACCCAGAGCGTGGTCTGTCCACGGGGTCGGGCGTGATGGCGGCGCCTGAGGCTGGAGCCGGTCGCGCGCCGCACCAGGGTGGACGGCCCGCCGGGAAGCCCTCGACCCTCCGGCGCCGCCCCGGTTAGCGTTGTTCGGTCGGTCCCGTCCGCCGGAGCCCTCCCCAGCGGTCGACGGCGGTCGGGGCCGACGCACCCGGTCAGTCCGGGTGCGTCTCGTGGCCTCTCGGGGAGCGGGACGGCCCGGCCGGGGGTGGAGGGGTCCCACCCGGCTGGGCCGCACCCCGCCACCAGCGCGCGAGCCGTGTGCGGCGGACGGGCGGGGCGGGCGTGGTGGGCGGGACGGGCGTGGCGCCGACGACGGACCAGCAGTCCTCGAGGTGGTGGGGCCCGGGTGGGCAGTACAGCGGAGGGTCCGTCCAGGTCCGGCGTCCGCTGAGCGGGTGCGGGGCTCCTCGTGGTGCGGCCTCGAGGTCGAACTCCGTGAGCCCGGCGGGGTAGATCCACCCGCCGTGGTCACCTCCGGGACGGATGATGCTCGGGTCCTGCACGCGTGCCATCTGGTGGTGCTCGTGGCTGCCCGGCAGGTCGTACGACCTCCGAGGTCCGGGTCTGGCTGAAGGCCTGTTCCAGCCGTGACGGTC
Proteins encoded in this window:
- a CDS encoding transposase, which translates into the protein MARRPDTSVAKVAKDLGISESCLRRWMSVDDVEAGRKEGLTSDERNELVELRRRTRVLELENEILKRASAYFARENVLPK
- a CDS encoding IS3 family transposase; protein product: MMFRLVQELAADGIPVAVACRELEVSRSGYYEWAARGPSKRSVADTSLTDRITEIHRSSRASYGAPRVHAELKLGLGLRCGRKRIARLMRLAGLQGISHRRKRGRKPDPAVHDDLVQRRFAAEGPDRLWATDVTEHPTAEGKVYCCAVIDAYSRVVVGWSIADHMRTELVVDALQMAQWRRRPGPGTVVHSDRGSVYTSWAFGHRLREAGLLGSMGRVASSVDNTMVESFWSTMQRELLDTRTWATRSDLGSAIFEWIEAWYNPRRRHSALGYLAPTEYENLHTAATTAA
- a CDS encoding Lsr2 family DNA-binding protein encodes the protein MITTPSVSGKPGQAPFVEKGRRAGGSRSKGTRATSKSSTSTKSADGTDNGAVREWARANGHTVSERGRIKADVVQAYRAANG
- a CDS encoding GNAT family N-acetyltransferase, which produces MSAPEIRLRPLGVADAPVLAGWAKDREFCREAGWSTGLDQDAHLTFWQRHITRPPADLVRLGAVSGEDLVGYVDLHGSLPRLRELGVLIGVRDRWGQGLGLQTARAALAHAFQVLHVDEVWAETLDANTRSVRLLRRLGMQETGRGEAGRFLGQPTFYRRFTTESPTPAQSADRAPGAGDCCDRCRPLSTAVDCPPPTPPRR